A stretch of DNA from Candidatus Cloacimonadota bacterium:
CCTCTATATAGAAAATTGAAGATGATTAGAAATCTTGGAATGGCTCAAAAATATCATCATGAGATTATCGGACATAATTATAGAATGGCAGGAATGCAAGGTGCAATTTTGGATGTAAAACTAAAATATTTAGATGAATGGACTGAAATACGAAGAAGAAATGCTGATTTATACAGGGAATATTTATCGGATTGCGAAGAAATAGTATTGCCGGCAGAAATGCCAGAAGCTAAACATGTCTATCATCTATTTGTAATAAGAACTCGAAAAAGAGATGAGCTTATGCAATTTCTAAAAGATAATCAAATTTATACAGGAATGCATTATCCCATTCCTTGTCATCTGCAAAATGCCTATAGAAATCTTGGCTATAAAAAAGGTGATTTTCCCGTCAGTGAAAAATATGCAAAAGAAGTCCTTTCTTTACCAATGTCAGAACAGTTAAAAGAAGAAGAAATTAAATATGTGTCTGAAAAGATAAAAGAATTTTATCAAAAGCAACAATGATTTGGAATTATAATATTATTCTTTGGTTTATCATTTAATATCATACCTTTTTTAATAGCACAAAAAGAAAAAACTTGACCCCTGGAAAAATATTATACAAATTTGAATTTATGAAATAAAGATATTAAAAGCTTAAATATAGTTTAGTCAGTCTTGGCTTCCGATCTGGCTTCGGCTTGTCTGTCTCGGCGTGGCTTCGCCAAGACGAATAAATCGGGAGACAGACGCCTGGACGGTATGGAAAAATGGATAAAAGAACAAAAGAATTGATAGAAATTGTTATCAGCATAATCAAGAAATTCTTAAGAAGGGATACTAACTTTCGTCTTTATCTATTTGGTTCAAGAGCAACTGGAAATAACCGTAAATTTTCCGATATAGATTTAGCAGTTGAATCATCCGCAATGAATAACGAATGGTTTAAAAAGATAAAACAAAATATTTTAGAAATTAGAACTTTATATAAAATAGATTTAGTTAACTTAAATACTGTATCTTCTGAATTTAAAAACATAGTTCTTAGCGAGGCAAACACATTGTATGAGCAATAGCTACAAACTACGATATTCTCTGAACCAATACTCTCAATCATTAGATAGATTTTATGAGGCTATTCAAGTTAAAGATGAAACACTGGCTATTGATGGAACTATCCAGAGATTTGAGTTTACATTTGAGTTGGCTTGGAAAACCATCAAGATCTTTTTGCAACATGAGGGAATTTTATGCAATTCTCCCCGCTCTTGTTTGAAAGAAGCATTTTCTCTTGGTCTTATCAACTTTGAAGCAATATGGTTGAATATGCTTGATGACAGAAACAAGTTGGCTCATATCTATAACGAACAAGAAGCTAAAGAAATATATTCCAGAATTAGTGAATATTATGAGGAATTAAACTCGTTGAAGATTTCCTTAGGGAAGATAATATAAGATCTGTGATGCCGAAAGATGGTTATGCAATATGTCGGAGGAAAAATTGTTTTCAAAAAATGCGTGTAAAATTCAATAAATACTTATTTTAGATGTAAAGGATAATTTTTCAGATATTTGTTTTTTCCCTTTATATCCCTCAATAAACAGTGAAAACTGAGAATTCAATTGAAAGCAAAAAGAAAAAACTTGACTCTATGAAAAATATTATAAAAATTTGGTTTTATGAAATCAAAAATATCCCGTTCAATCGGGAAGAGGAGAAAAAATGTGTAGACTTATCTTAAAATTGTGTTGTTTTCTTTCAATTACATTAATCATTCTTTCAGCTTGTTGCGCCCCATCACCACCTCCAGTTTCTAAAGCCCAAATTGATGAAGCTAAAACCGCAGCCTTGAATGTAGAAAAACAAGTTTCTGAACAAGATGCTAAAATAAAAGCTTTAGAGGGAGAATTAAAGCAAAAAGAAGCTAAACTCGCTGAGTTAAAGGCTTATGAACAGCAATTGAAAGATGAAGGATTCTTGGGGGAGGAATAAGATGAAAACGAAAAAGTATGTTATAATAAGCTTGCTAATCATTTTGATTCCCGTATTCCTTTATGCAGATGTTAGATATTTCTCAGATGAAGAGTATAAAGATTTGTCCAAACAAGAGTTATTGAAATACTGGGAAGATCTTGAGAATGAACTTATGATGTGGCAGACAAGAGAAGCAGCAGCAAGAGAAGCAATCCCTGTAAATGAAGCAAAAATCGCAGAACTAGAACAGAAAATTCAGGCAGTTGATAATGCCTATGAGAATCTGTATGCTAGTATTAATAAAGCTTTGGGTGGTATTACTCAAGATGAGATAGTAGAATTTCAAAGCCAACTTGATAATCTTAAAGCACGGTTAGATTATTATGAGAAGATGCCCGACTCTGAACTTTATAAGAATAAAGATGAGATTCTCGCTTTTATTGATAACTATAATAATCTAAAAAATCAGAATATTGCAAAGCTCCCAAAATTTCGTTCGGATTTTGAAGAATTAAATAAAAGAATTCTAAAGTTGAGTGATGACCTACAACAAGCTAAGCCAGAATACTATGAAGATACTCATATTGTCGTAAAAGGTGAATGCCTCTGGTTTATTTCTGGATATGAACATATTTATAACAATCCTACTAAATGGGGTATAATCTATCGTGCCAATCGTGACCAGATTAAAGACCCGGATTTGATATATCCTGACCAAATTTTTAAGATTCCTCGTGGACTACCTACTACATGGAAAGTCTATAAAGGTGAATGCTTGTGGACGATTTCCAGCTATCCTGAAATCTATAATAATCCATTTAACTGGCCTCGGATATTTCATGCAAATACTGACCAGATAAAAGACCCTGACCTTATTTATCCCAATCAAATATTGCGTATTCCCCGAGATTAATTTTTAGCGGGTGGAATAAAAATTGCTACTTGTAATATACTGTCCTGTCTATTATGCAAGAGCAACTATTTTATAGAGTTTGCAATATATCTGTGTTAAATTATTCCATCCCCTGAGATTTTAAAGCCCCCTGATTTTAATTTTATATTCCTTAAATTAAAGGGGGCTTTTTTATTTTTTGAAATTACAGATAACAATTTGTTTGGAATCCTATTCTCCAGAACAGGTAATAGATAGGGAGTATAAAAAAATATAACATGATCTGGAGCTCCGATACATCCGTTCCCCCGCCTTCCATCCCGATTCACCCTTCGCAGTTCATCCTTTGTAGTAGTACGGAGAATGGATGCTACGGAGAACGGGTGTGACTCTGTGGCAAGAGATTTTCAGATGAAAACATATATCCCCAGAAAAAGAATCTCTGAAGCGTTTATTATTATTGGTATCGCTTCAGCAATAATATTCCTTTTAAACTTTTTCTTATCTAAACAAACTATACTCCCTAAAAAAACAAAACTTGAAATAGGACAGATCTCTGATAAAACAGTAGTTGCACCATTTAATTTTTATATTTATCAAGATGAAAAAATACTTGCAGAAAGACAAAAATATGCTGAGCAAAAGGTTATTCATAGATATTTCATTTCCAGTGATGCAACATACGAAATCCAGGAGAATATTAACGAATTTTTCAAAGTGTTTGAAAATATAAATTCTCAAAGACTTTCTGATTCTGAAAAACTTAACCAACTTTCTAAAAAAAATTTTAAAATTTCTATAACAAGCTTTGAAATCCTAAAGTCAAGAGAAAATCGTGAATTGCTTTATCATAAACTTCTATCCGGGATTAAAACTATTTTAGAAAAAGGAATAATTAGCGATAAACCTTTAAAAGATAGAATTATAATTATTAATTCAGATAAAAAAGAAGAATTTTCAGTTAAAAATTTTTTTACAATAAATAGTGCTAAAAAATATTTTCTTAAACATAATAAGGAGATTGTTAAAAATGATAAATGGGAAATTTTAATCATTGAATTATTAGATAATTTCTTGAAAGAGAATATTATATATGACAAAGAATCCACACAAAAAGCTGTTATACAAGCCCGCTCTGCTGTTCCTGCTATTACTGGAGAGGTACTCAAAGATGAGTTGATAGTACAAAAGCATCAAAAAATTACCAGGGATATTTATCGGAAATTGCTTGCATTAGAACGAGCATATACACCAACAAGTAGTGAAGAAAAGCAAGTCGGTAAACAAAAAATATTTTCTTCTATCGCACAGTTTATATACTACCTTTTTGTACTTTCATTGTTTGTCATCTTTTTCTACTTTCTACATCCAAAGATGCTAACCACTTTATCTTTATTTAGGGTTTCTATTATATTTACAATTATATCAGCAGTAATAATAATAGTTGTAAAATCTGTAAGTAATTTATCTATCAATATAATTCCTTTTGGTATGCCGGTTATCCTGCTTGCTTTTTTAATAGATGTTCCAGCAGCTGTAATTTTTGGCTTGGTGAATTTTCTTCTTTTAATTGGGTTAACTAACTGGAATTTCACAACATCATTTATTGTCTCATTTGCAGGATTAAGTGCAGTTCTTGCATTAGCTAATCCCAGAAGTAGAAGAGATTTCTATAATGCTACCTTTTATATGGTGCTTTTTTTTGCCATTTTGACTCTTATATTTGGCACCATTACTTCAGAAAAATTTTTTACGATGATAAGAGATTTTGGCTGGGGAGTAGGAGGTTCTGTTATTTCATTAATTGGAAGTATGGTCTTATTAGCACCTATTGAGCAGAGATTACCTGTAATTACAAATATTCACTTACTTGAATTAGGAGATTTTAGCAACCCACTTCTGAAAACATTATCTGAGGTAGCATCTGGCACTTATCATCATAGTATAATTGTAGGTAACCTTGCTGAAGCTGCAGCAAAATCAATTGGTGCGAATCCATTTATCGCAAGGGTTGGAAGTTATTATCATGATATTGGAAAAACTAAAAATCCAGACTACTTTATTGAGAATGTAAAAGAAGACCAAAGTGCTCATGATAATCTAAGCTCTACTAAAAGTGCACAAATTGTGAAAAAACATGTTGATGATGGTGTTAAATTAGCAAAAGAAAATCATATACCTAAAGGAATTGTTGATATTATCCAGCAACACCATGGGACTTCTCAAATTAGTTACTTCTACCAGCAGGCAAAAAATAATGGAGAAAAAATAAATCCAGAAGATTTTCATTATGATGGCCCAAAACCACAAACTAAAGAAGCTGCAATTGTTATGATTGCTGATATTGTTGAATCTACAACGAAATCTCTAAATGACCCTGTTAATGAAGAAATTAGAAATGCTGTTAAAAAGACTATAAATAAGTTGGTGGACACAGACCAATTATCTGATAGTGGTATATCTTTAAAGGAATTGAAAATTATAAAAGAAAGTATAATGCCCATTCTACTTGGAATATATCAGAAAAGGATTGTATATCCAGAATAATATAGATTGAAAGATTTGAAAGATTGAAAGATTTGAAAGATTNNNNNNNNNNNNNNNNNNNNNNNNNNNNNNNNNNNNNNNNNNNNNNNNNNNNNNNNNNNNNNNNNNNNNNNNNNNNNNNNNNNNNNNNNNNNNNNNNNNNATAGATATTTCCTAAGTGACTTATTGGACCAAAATAAATGAAAGAGACAAATCAGCAGATTATTAATTTAGAAAAGAACGATCTAAATTTATCCCGATTGAAAAATATTATTAATCTAATCTTTCATAATGAAAATATCAGGCAGGATAAACAACTGAATATTGTTATAACAAATAATAAATATTTAAAGGAATTGAATTCAAAATTTAAAAATCTTGACAGACCTACTGATGTGCTATCATTTTTATTTGATAATAAATTTTTACCAGATAATTTATCAATTTTAGGTGATGTTTATATTTC
This window harbors:
- a CDS encoding LysM peptidoglycan-binding domain-containing protein, producing MKTKKYVIISLLIILIPVFLYADVRYFSDEEYKDLSKQELLKYWEDLENELMMWQTREAAAREAIPVNEAKIAELEQKIQAVDNAYENLYASINKALGGITQDEIVEFQSQLDNLKARLDYYEKMPDSELYKNKDEILAFIDNYNNLKNQNIAKLPKFRSDFEELNKRILKLSDDLQQAKPEYYEDTHIVVKGECLWFISGYEHIYNNPTKWGIIYRANRDQIKDPDLIYPDQIFKIPRGLPTTWKVYKGECLWTISSYPEIYNNPFNWPRIFHANTDQIKDPDLIYPNQILRIPRD
- the ybeY gene encoding rRNA maturation RNase YbeY, yielding MKETNQQIINLEKNDLNLSRLKNIINLIFHNENIRQDKQLNIVITNNKYLKELNSKFKNLDRPTDVLSFLFDNKFLPDNLSILGDVYISLEKAKEQAIQYKVSLQNEIERLMIHGILHLIGYTHNDKDKDKEMTEKTEYYLNKISKS
- a CDS encoding HDIG domain-containing protein, whose amino-acid sequence is MKTYIPRKRISEAFIIIGIASAIIFLLNFFLSKQTILPKKTKLEIGQISDKTVVAPFNFYIYQDEKILAERQKYAEQKVIHRYFISSDATYEIQENINEFFKVFENINSQRLSDSEKLNQLSKKNFKISITSFEILKSRENRELLYHKLLSGIKTILEKGIISDKPLKDRIIIINSDKKEEFSVKNFFTINSAKKYFLKHNKEIVKNDKWEILIIELLDNFLKENIIYDKESTQKAVIQARSAVPAITGEVLKDELIVQKHQKITRDIYRKLLALERAYTPTSSEEKQVGKQKIFSSIAQFIYYLFVLSLFVIFFYFLHPKMLTTLSLFRVSIIFTIISAVIIIVVKSVSNLSINIIPFGMPVILLAFLIDVPAAVIFGLVNFLLLIGLTNWNFTTSFIVSFAGLSAVLALANPRSRRDFYNATFYMVLFFAILTLIFGTITSEKFFTMIRDFGWGVGGSVISLIGSMVLLAPIEQRLPVITNIHLLELGDFSNPLLKTLSEVASGTYHHSIIVGNLAEAAAKSIGANPFIARVGSYYHDIGKTKNPDYFIENVKEDQSAHDNLSSTKSAQIVKKHVDDGVKLAKENHIPKGIVDIIQQHHGTSQISYFYQQAKNNGEKINPEDFHYDGPKPQTKEAAIVMIADIVESTTKSLNDPVNEEIRNAVKKTINKLVDTDQLSDSGISLKELKIIKESIMPILLGIYQKRIVYPE
- a CDS encoding HI0074 family nucleotidyltransferase substrate-binding subunit, with protein sequence MSNSYKLRYSLNQYSQSLDRFYEAIQVKDETLAIDGTIQRFEFTFELAWKTIKIFLQHEGILCNSPRSCLKEAFSLGLINFEAIWLNMLDDRNKLAHIYNEQEAKEIYSRISEYYEELNSLKISLGKII
- a CDS encoding DegT/DnrJ/EryC1/StrS family aminotransferase — translated: VKSFEENFAKKHNAKYCVAVNSGTSALHAALMALEITINDEVIVPANTFFATPLSITLTGATPVFVDCEPDYYNIDPDKIELAVTKKTKAIIAVHLFGQPAQIDKIKEISDKNNLMLIEDCAQAHISELNGQSVGTFGLCGCFSFYCGKNLGAYGEGGAIITNDKPLYRKLKMIRNLGMAQKYHHEIIGHNYRMAGMQGAILDVKLKYLDEWTEIRRRNADLYREYLSDCEEIVLPAEMPEAKHVYHLFVIRTRKRDELMQFLKDNQIYTGMHYPIPCHLQNAYRNLGYKKGDFPVSEKYAKEVLSLPMSEQLKEEEIKYVSEKIKEFYQKQQ
- a CDS encoding nucleotidyltransferase domain-containing protein; translation: MDKRTKELIEIVISIIKKFLRRDTNFRLYLFGSRATGNNRKFSDIDLAVESSAMNNEWFKKIKQNILEIRTLYKIDLVNLNTVSSEFKNIVLSEANTLYEQ